In Gallus gallus isolate bGalGal1 chromosome 6, bGalGal1.mat.broiler.GRCg7b, whole genome shotgun sequence, a single genomic region encodes these proteins:
- the ANXA7 gene encoding annexin A7, with protein sequence MAYPGYPPSGYPAFPGYPPTGQESVYPPAGQYTYPAAPGGYPPAGGGSFPAAPPSTGYPEAGGYPAPGGYPAPGGFPGAPQAGGMPSYPGGPGYGVPPTGPGFGGYPQPPAQSYAGGGPAQIPVGYPGGQAPSPMPGPPAAMVQYTQGTIQAAPNFDAGRDAEILRKAMKGIGTDEKAIIDVVSNRSNDQRQKIKAAFKTMYGKDLIKDLKSELSGNVEELILALFMPRTYYDAWSLRHAMKGAGTQERVLIEILCTRTNQEIREIVNCYKSEFGRDIEQDIRADTSGHFERLLVSMCQGNRDENQTVDYQKAQEDAQRLYQAGEGKLGTDESCFNMVLASRSFPQLRATAEAYSRIANRDLASSIDREFSGNVERGLKAILQCAFDRPAFFAERLYYAMKGAGTDDSTLIRIIVTRSEIDLVQIKQKFAEMYQKTLATMIASDTSGDYRRLLLAIVGQ encoded by the exons atGGCATACCCAGGTTACCCCCCTTCTGGCTACCCTGCTTTCCCTGGCTACCCT ccCACAGGACAGGAGTCTGTCTACCCACCTGCTGGGCAGTACACCtatcctgctgctcctggaggaTATCctccagcaggaggaggaagctttCCTGCAGCACCACCCAGCACTGGGTATCCAGAGGCAGGAGGATACCCTGCTCCAGGGGGTTACCCTGCCCCGGGGGGCTTCCCTGGAGCTCCCCAGGCTGGAGGAATGCCATCTTATCCTGGAG GCCCTGGGTATGGTGTGCCTCCCACCGGCCCTGGCTTCGGTGGCTATCCCCAACCTCCTGCCCAAAGCTATGCTGGAGGTGGACCAGCACAAATTCCAG tagGCTATCCTGGTGGACAAGCACCATCACCGATGCCTGGTCCG cctgCAGCAATGGTTCAGTATACTCAGGGCACAATTCAAGCTGCTCCAAACTTTGATGCTGGAAGGGATGCAGAAATTCTGCGCAAAGCTATGAAGGGGATTG GGACTGATGAGAAGGCTATCATTGATGTTGTATCTAACCGCTCCAATGACCAAAGGCAAAAAATCAAGGCAGCTTTCAAGACAATGTATGGCAAG GATTTAATTAAAGACCTGAAGTCTGAATTAAGTGGAAACGTGGAAGAACTGATTCTAGCACTCTTCATGCCTAGAACCTACTATGATGCCTGGAGTTTACGTCACGCAATGAAG GGAGCAGGCACGCAGGAGAGAGTGCTGATTGAGATCCTTTGCACAAGGACAAACCAGGAAATACGAGAAATAGTGAACTGCTATAAATCAGAATTTGGAAGGGACATCGAACAAGACATCAGAGCAGACACTTCAGGACACTTCGAACGGTTACTTGTATCTATGTGCCAA GGCAACCGGGATGAGAATCAAACTGTGGATTATCAAAAAGCTCAAGAAGATGCTCAGCGTCTTTACCAAGCAGGTGAAGGAAAACTTGGGACAGATGAATCTTGCTTTAATATGGTTCTGGCAAGCAGAAGTTTTCCCCAGTTGAGAGCAACAGCTGAGGCGTATTCCAGG ATTGCTAATCGTGACTTAGCAAGCAGCATTGATCGAGAATTTTCTGGAAATGTGGAACGTGGCTTGAAGGCTATCT TGCAATGCGCTTTCGATCGCCCGGCCTTTTTTGCAGAAAGACTTTATTATGCAATGAAAGGAGCTGGCACGGATGATTCTACCCTCATCAGAATTATAGTCACCCGCAGCGAG ATTGATCTGGTGCAAATTAAACAGAAGTTCGCAGAAATGTATCAGAAGACTTTGGCTACAATGATAGCAAGTGATACAAGCGGTGACTACAGGCGTTTGCTACTGGCAATTGTTGGTCAATAG
- the ANXA7 gene encoding annexin A7 isoform X1 yields MAYPGYPPSGYPAFPGYPPTGQESVYPPAGQYTYPAAPGGYPPAGGGSFPAAPPSTGYPEAGGYPAPGGYPAPGGFPGAPQAGGMPSYPGGPGYGVPPTGPGFGGYPQPPAQSYAGGGPAQIPGYPGGQAPSPMPGPPAAMVQYTQGTIQAAPNFDAGRDAEILRKAMKGIGTDEKAIIDVVSNRSNDQRQKIKAAFKTMYGKDLIKDLKSELSGNVEELILALFMPRTYYDAWSLRHAMKGAGTQERVLIEILCTRTNQEIREIVNCYKSEFGRDIEQDIRADTSGHFERLLVSMCQGNRDENQTVDYQKAQEDAQRLYQAGEGKLGTDESCFNMVLASRSFPQLRATAEAYSRIANRDLASSIDREFSGNVERGLKAILQCAFDRPAFFAERLYYAMKGAGTDDSTLIRIIVTRSEIDLVQIKQKFAEMYQKTLATMIASDTSGDYRRLLLAIVGQ; encoded by the exons atGGCATACCCAGGTTACCCCCCTTCTGGCTACCCTGCTTTCCCTGGCTACCCT ccCACAGGACAGGAGTCTGTCTACCCACCTGCTGGGCAGTACACCtatcctgctgctcctggaggaTATCctccagcaggaggaggaagctttCCTGCAGCACCACCCAGCACTGGGTATCCAGAGGCAGGAGGATACCCTGCTCCAGGGGGTTACCCTGCCCCGGGGGGCTTCCCTGGAGCTCCCCAGGCTGGAGGAATGCCATCTTATCCTGGAG GCCCTGGGTATGGTGTGCCTCCCACCGGCCCTGGCTTCGGTGGCTATCCCCAACCTCCTGCCCAAAGCTATGCTGGAGGTGGACCAGCACAAATTCCAG GCTATCCTGGTGGACAAGCACCATCACCGATGCCTGGTCCG cctgCAGCAATGGTTCAGTATACTCAGGGCACAATTCAAGCTGCTCCAAACTTTGATGCTGGAAGGGATGCAGAAATTCTGCGCAAAGCTATGAAGGGGATTG GGACTGATGAGAAGGCTATCATTGATGTTGTATCTAACCGCTCCAATGACCAAAGGCAAAAAATCAAGGCAGCTTTCAAGACAATGTATGGCAAG GATTTAATTAAAGACCTGAAGTCTGAATTAAGTGGAAACGTGGAAGAACTGATTCTAGCACTCTTCATGCCTAGAACCTACTATGATGCCTGGAGTTTACGTCACGCAATGAAG GGAGCAGGCACGCAGGAGAGAGTGCTGATTGAGATCCTTTGCACAAGGACAAACCAGGAAATACGAGAAATAGTGAACTGCTATAAATCAGAATTTGGAAGGGACATCGAACAAGACATCAGAGCAGACACTTCAGGACACTTCGAACGGTTACTTGTATCTATGTGCCAA GGCAACCGGGATGAGAATCAAACTGTGGATTATCAAAAAGCTCAAGAAGATGCTCAGCGTCTTTACCAAGCAGGTGAAGGAAAACTTGGGACAGATGAATCTTGCTTTAATATGGTTCTGGCAAGCAGAAGTTTTCCCCAGTTGAGAGCAACAGCTGAGGCGTATTCCAGG ATTGCTAATCGTGACTTAGCAAGCAGCATTGATCGAGAATTTTCTGGAAATGTGGAACGTGGCTTGAAGGCTATCT TGCAATGCGCTTTCGATCGCCCGGCCTTTTTTGCAGAAAGACTTTATTATGCAATGAAAGGAGCTGGCACGGATGATTCTACCCTCATCAGAATTATAGTCACCCGCAGCGAG ATTGATCTGGTGCAAATTAAACAGAAGTTCGCAGAAATGTATCAGAAGACTTTGGCTACAATGATAGCAAGTGATACAAGCGGTGACTACAGGCGTTTGCTACTGGCAATTGTTGGTCAATAG